A genomic region of Parus major isolate Abel chromosome 14, Parus_major1.1, whole genome shotgun sequence contains the following coding sequences:
- the ARHGDIG gene encoding rho GDP-dissociation inhibitor 3 has protein sequence MTVRKCSRRQHLWSQLCHQAPGTPSLAAFPRLRAGEQLGLPTGISHSTAQPPPAHQRLGVGGCPPGCPRGCHCLSPADIMADKEGVTLSLEEEEEDADVALAYKTPEKKSLQEIQELDPGDESLRKYKQALLGAIPAAVDASVPNVQVTKLTLMCEQAPGPITMDLTGDLEELRGRAFVLKEGVDYRVKVSFKVNREIVCGLRCLHLTYRRGRPVDRDVFMVGSYAPRAEEYEVVTPAEEAPRGWLARGSYRVRSLVTDDDKTEHLSWEWGLCIKKAWED, from the exons ATGACCGTGCGGAAATGCAGCCGGCGGCAACACCTCTGGTCTCAGCTGTGCCACCAGGCCCCGGGGACACCGAGCCTGGCAGCCTTCCCACGGCTCCGAGCAGGGGAGCAGCTTGGTCTCCCCACGGGGATTTCCCATTCCACAGCCCAGCCACCCCCTGCCCACCAGCGCCTTGGTGTCGGGGGGTGTCCCCCGGGGTGTCCCCGGGGCTGCCACTGCCTGTCCCCCGCAGACATCATGGCTGACAAGGAGGGGGTGACGCTATcgctggaggaggaggaggaggatgccgACGTGGCCCTGGCGTACAAGACGCCGGAGAAGAAGAGCCTGCAGGAGATCCAGGAGCTGGACCCAGGGGATGAAAGCCTGCGGAAGTACAAGCAGGCGCTGCTGGGTGCCATCCCTGCTGCCGTGG ATGCCAGCGTGCCCAACGTGCAGGTGACAAAGCTGACACTGATGTGCGAGCAGGCACCGGGGCCCATCACCATGGACCTGACAG GAGacctggaggagctgagagGCCGGGCCTTTGTGCTGAAGGAAGGGGTGGACTACAGGGTGAAGGTGTCCTTCAAG GTGAACAGGGAGATCGTCTGCGGGCTGCGGTGCCTGCACCTCACCTACCGCCGGGGCCGGCCCG TGGATCGCGATGTTTTCATGGTGGGCAGCTACGCGCCGCGGGCCGAGGAGTACGAGGTGGTGACGCCGGCGGAGGAGGCGCCGCGGGGATGGCTGGCACGGGGCTCCTACCGCGTCCGCTCCCTCGTCACCGACGATGACAAGACGGAGCACCTCTCCTGGGAGTGGGGCCTCTGCATAAAGAAGGCTTGGGAGGACTGA
- the PDIA2 gene encoding protein disulfide-isomerase A2 translates to MRGCGSRLLWLLVLSLAWLGPALGGQDKDEEVIEEEEKEKKEDEVLSDEIKEEDNVLVLHEHNFARALSEHQLLLVEFYAPWCGHCQRLAPAFAQAATELRNESSPARLGKVDAMAQTALATEFGITSYPTLKLFRDGNRTHPLAYTGRMDSQGIVRWMQRRAGPSATLLQDTDTTAAFIDSQDLVVIGFFKDLKGEAAQVFLEVAADMVDMTFGVAEAAELFQAYGLSADTVCLFKKFDERQTNFPVDPARGLDMAELTRLLRVHSLQLVMEFTNETSSEIFGAKIPHHMLLFLNKSSPEQLSLRDGFRAAAGGFRGEVLFVVVDVTGHGADVLPFFGMTAADAPTLRLVKMENNRKYQMEQDNFSDSAIRTFIQAVLDGKVKPHLLSAEPPEDWDTRPVKVLVGKTFEQVAFDETKNVFVKFYAPWCPHCQAMAAAWEELAERYKDREDIVIAEMDSTANELENITIHGFPTLHYFPAGPGRKMIEYKSTRDVETFSKFLENGGTLPEEPPVTRTPGNSTGKEDPSALRTDESRDEL, encoded by the exons ATGCGCGGCTGCGGGTCCCGGCTGCtttggctgctggtgctgtcGCTGGCCTGGCTGGGCCCGGCTTTGGGGGGCCAGGATAAGGATGAAGAGGTGatagaagaggaggaaaaggagaagaaagaggatgAAGTGCTCTCAGATGAGATCAAGGAAGAGGACAATGTCCTGGTGCTCCATGAGCACAACTTTGCCCGTGCCCTGAGtgagcaccagctgctgctggtggagttCT ACGCGCCGTGGTGCGGGCACTGCCAGCGGCTGGCTCCCGCCTTTGCCCAGGcagccacagagctgaggaacgagtccagcccagcccggctGGGCAAGGTGGATGCCATGGCACAGACAGCCCTGGCCACTGAGTTTGGCATCACCTCCTACCCCACGCTCAAGCTCTTCCGTGATGGCAACCGCACCCACCCCCTGGCATACACCG GCCGCATGGACAGCCAGGGCATCGTGCGCTGGATGCAGCGCCGAGCCGGCCCCAGTGCCACGCTGCTGCAGGACACCGACACCACCGCAGCCTTCATCGACTCCCAGGACTTGGTGGTCATTGGCTTCTTCAAG GACCTGAAGGGTGAGGCAGCCCAGGTGTTCCTCGAGGTGGCTGCTGACATGGTGGACATGACATTCGGCgtggcagaggcagctgagctcTTCCAGGCGTACGGGCTGTCAGCTGACACCGTCTGCCTGTTTAAGAAG TTTGATGAGAGACAGACAAACTTCCCTGTGGACCCTGCACGGGGGCTGGACATGGCCGAGCTCACCCGGCTGCTCCGCGtccacagcctgcagctggtGATGGAGTTCACCAACGAG acATCCAGCGAGATCTTTGGTGCAAAGATCCCCCATCACATGCTGCTCTTCCTCAACAAGTCCTCACCTGAGCAGCTGTCGCTGCGGGACGGCTtcagggcagctgctggtggcttcCGGGGTGAG GTGCTCTTTGTGGTGGTGGATGTAACCGGGCACGGCGCCGACGTCCTGCCCTTCTTTGGCATGACCGCTGCTGATGCCCCCACCCTGCGCCTGGTGAAGATGGAGAACAATCGCAAGTACCAGATGGAGCAGGACAACTTCTCGGATTCGGCCATTCGCACCTTCATCCAGGCGGTGCTGGACGGCAAGGTGAAG CCTCACCTGCTGAGTGCGGAGCCCCCTGAGGACTGGGACACGCGGCCCGTTAAAGTCCTGGTGGGGAAGACCTTTGAGCAGGTGGCATTTGATGAGACCAAGAACGTCTTTGTTAAGTTCT ACGCGCCGTGGTGCCCCCACTGCCAGGCCATGGCGGCCGCCTGGGAGGAGCTGGCCGAGCGCTACAAGGACCGTGAGGACATCGTCATTGCTGAGATGGACTCCACAGCCAACGAGCTGGAGAACATCACCATCCACGGCTTCCCCACCCTGCACTACTTCCCTGCAGGGCCGGGCAGGAAG ATGATTGAGTACAAGAGCACCCGAGATGTGGAGACCTTCTCCAAGTTCCTGGAAAACGGGGGGACACTGCCTGAGGAGCCTCCG gtGACCAGGACCCCTGGAAACAGCACGGGCAAGGAGGATCCGAGTGCGCTGCGGACAGATGAATCCCGGGATGAGCTGTGA